A part of Blastopirellula marina genomic DNA contains:
- a CDS encoding calcium/sodium antiporter yields MLVASGLIVLGLVVLVVGGDLLVRGASGIASLLGISPLVIGLTVVAFGTSAPELAVSLSASSGDAAEIAVGNVLGSNIFNVLFILGISALVTPLSVASQLIRLEVPFMVGVAILLWVLGMNGHLGHVEGSLLFGTLMIYIVWSIWQSRRESKKVVEEYEEEFDNPPKSIWDALLQLVWIVLGLIGLAYGSQWLVDGAVMIARKLNMSELLIGLTIVAVGTSLPEVVASVMASIKGERDIAVGNVVGSNLFNMMCVLGLTAIVVPEGVPVPQTAIWQEFPVMIAVCAICLPIFFTGGRIERWEGAMLFGYYILYTTYLVLGAIESPYAPMLGKAMLFGLVPLTILILTVSVLNSLRSTPDLPSEEAPEEATAD; encoded by the coding sequence ATGCTAGTTGCCTCCGGTTTGATAGTCTTGGGATTGGTCGTGCTTGTGGTCGGGGGCGATCTGCTCGTTCGCGGCGCTTCTGGGATTGCATCCCTTTTAGGGATTTCTCCCCTGGTGATCGGCCTCACGGTGGTTGCCTTCGGAACCAGCGCGCCGGAACTTGCCGTCTCTCTTAGCGCCAGCTCAGGCGACGCGGCCGAGATCGCCGTGGGCAACGTGCTTGGTAGCAATATCTTTAATGTTCTCTTCATCTTGGGCATCTCGGCCCTGGTGACACCGCTGAGCGTAGCGAGTCAGTTGATTCGCCTGGAAGTCCCCTTCATGGTCGGCGTGGCGATCTTGTTGTGGGTGCTTGGCATGAACGGTCATCTTGGGCACGTGGAAGGAAGTTTGCTGTTTGGCACCCTGATGATCTACATCGTGTGGTCGATCTGGCAAAGCCGCCGCGAGAGCAAAAAGGTGGTGGAAGAATATGAAGAGGAATTCGACAACCCACCCAAATCGATCTGGGACGCTCTCCTACAACTCGTGTGGATCGTCCTGGGGCTAATCGGACTCGCTTACGGTTCGCAGTGGTTGGTCGACGGCGCGGTAATGATCGCCAGGAAACTGAACATGAGCGAACTGCTGATCGGGCTGACGATCGTCGCGGTTGGGACCTCTTTGCCGGAAGTGGTTGCCTCGGTCATGGCCTCGATCAAAGGGGAACGTGATATCGCCGTCGGAAACGTGGTGGGAAGCAATCTATTCAATATGATGTGCGTGTTGGGACTCACTGCGATTGTGGTACCGGAAGGAGTTCCTGTCCCGCAAACGGCAATTTGGCAAGAGTTCCCCGTGATGATTGCTGTTTGTGCGATTTGCCTCCCTATATTCTTCACAGGAGGGAGGATTGAACGCTGGGAAGGGGCAATGTTGTTCGGTTACTACATTCTTTACACCACTTATCTGGTGTTAGGGGCAATTGAGTCCCCCTATGCCCCAATGTTGGGCAAGGCGATGCTGTTCGGCTTGGTGCCGCTTACCATTCTGATTCTGACCGTATCGGTGCTCAATTCGCTACGTTCTACGCCCGATTTGCCATCGGAAGAAGCTCCCGAGGAAGCCACGGCCGACTAG
- a CDS encoding CBS domain-containing protein — protein sequence MSMPTSATAPIAPALTARDFMTTKLVTLSPDEDALAAIRKLLYYRISGAPVVDSAGNFLGIFSEKTSMRFLLDAAYSQLPSNRVGAFMNTDIARLITADTDWLNCAQVFLSTPYRRLPVLDGMKLIGQVSRRDLLNAAIKMIDKPDRRNGKFVMYFSALVELDQSPVE from the coding sequence ATGTCGATGCCAACTTCGGCGACTGCGCCTATTGCGCCAGCCCTTACGGCGCGCGACTTCATGACGACCAAACTGGTCACCCTGAGCCCTGACGAGGATGCTTTGGCGGCGATTCGCAAGCTGCTTTACTATCGAATTTCAGGGGCTCCGGTGGTGGACAGTGCCGGAAATTTCCTCGGGATCTTTTCGGAAAAGACCTCGATGCGTTTCCTGCTGGACGCTGCGTATTCACAGCTTCCCTCGAACAGGGTGGGAGCATTTATGAACACCGATATCGCTCGTCTCATCACGGCCGATACCGACTGGCTGAACTGCGCTCAGGTCTTCCTTTCAACGCCGTACCGGCGCCTGCCAGTATTGGATGGGATGAAACTGATCGGTCAGGTCAGCCGTCGCGACTTGCTGAATGCCGCGATTAAGATGATCGACAAGCCCGATCGTCGTAACGGCAAGTTCGTAATGTATTTCAGCGCTTTGGTCGAATTAGATCAGTCTCCGGTCGAATAA